In Haliaeetus albicilla chromosome 20, bHalAlb1.1, whole genome shotgun sequence, a genomic segment contains:
- the FDX1 gene encoding adrenodoxin, mitochondrial isoform X2 — MAAPGPARLLRAAAAASSRRWLFSASPAAGTRPGCGSAAAAVRTARLLSLSARAVLSSEDKITVHFINRDGDKLTAKGKPGDSLLDVVVDNNLDIDGFGACEGTLACSTCHLIFEDHIFEKLDAITDEEMDMLDLAYGLTETVTEGLRLEGTS, encoded by the exons ATGGCTgccccggggccggcccggctcctccgggccgccgccgccgcttcctcCCGCCGCTGGCTCTTCTCCGCCTCGCCGGCAGCCGGGACGAGGCCGGGCTGCGGCAGCGCCGCCGCTGCCGTGAGGACGGCCCGGCTGCTCAGCCTCTCTGCCCGGGCGGTGCTCAG ctcaGAAGATAAAATAACTGTTCATTTCATAAATCGTGATGGTGACAAACTAACAGCCAAAGGAAAACCTGGGGATTCACTGCTGGATGTTGTTGTTGATAATAATCTAGACATAGATGGTTTTG gtGCATGTGAAGGAACGCTAGCCTGTTCAACTTGTCATTTAATCTTCGAAGACCACATATTTGAGAAACTAGATGCAATTACTGATGAAGAGATGGACATGTTGGACCTGGCATATGGCCTCACAGAAAC AGTCACAGAAGGGTTgaggttggaggggacctcttga